Genomic segment of Gymnogyps californianus isolate 813 chromosome 16, ASM1813914v2, whole genome shotgun sequence:
AGAGAGGGGAGCTGGCTTGGTCCCGGCCTCTTGGCTGCACCCCTGCGGTGGGGATGCGGtgtgtgtcgtccccccccccagtctggcagctcccctcctcctgcctgtgcttgCTTGAGGGGGCAGGCCCGTGGGCAGCGCGCTGCCTGTACCTGCCGggaagcagctgggtgggtTCCTGTGGGAGCCCAAGCCGGCAGCTCCCACCGTAGCCCCAGGCGGTGGGGAGCACCCACAGCACCCACACACCGTGGGAGAGAGGCCCGGGGGGCTTCCCACAGCCGGCCCCCCCTGAGCAGGCTGAGAATGGGCACAACTCTCTGCATCTGCTGCCAGCCCCACTCTCTGGAGCCCACCCGCTCTGGGACCCCTGAGTGTGGGGAGCTCAGTGCCACCCCGAaactgggaaggaggaggaaacaccacccccaccacccccctgGCCCCGCTAACCCCCAAACCACAGGGGATTTGCCCCCCCCAAGCACCCCGCTATGGGGCAGGGACCTCCAGTGCCCCACTGCACCCCACATCCACCAACAGAAAAGGATTAAagccctattttttttttgcctcccccCCTGCCTTTAACATCTGGCACTGATAAAAAGCCAAAGGGGGGATCTAGGGGGGCTGGTCGGGGGACCCCCGCATCGCCGTGGGGCTGCCGGACGGTGCTGCCTCCCCGGCTGCCTGCCCGCCAGCTGCCTGCTCTATATCTGGGGCGGCCGCCCTGCCCGTGGCCTGGCCGGGGCTGACGTCAGGGATTAGGCAGGGAGCCACGGGGGGATGCGGGGACGCGGCCGCATccggcccggggccgggggggtggggggggtggggtgggatgcAGCACTACCTCCCTCACCCctaaatttgtttgttttgggtttttttttataattcctcttttttttttttttgcagttttgccTTTCTGCCCATCAGCCAGGCCAGGATCTGGCTGCTCCCGTTCCCATCCGGGGCAGCAGCCGGGTGGCAAGGTCAGCCCCAAcctgggaaactgaggcacggggtggggtgggggggtctgTGGGGGGGGGGTCCTGACCCCGCTGCCATTCCGGGGTGCGGGAGGGAGGGACGTGAGGACCAGCCAGGCCGGATCCGGCACCGTCAGGCTCCTCCCCGGCTCCAGCGCTGCCCATAAAAGCCGATGGCAAGGAATTACGCAGCCCGGAAAAATGCAGCCGAGGTTGGCAGCACCCAGCcagggggggctggggggggtttgggggagCAACAGCGGGCGTGGGGGGCCCCCCCCCCACTTTGCAGCGGcactgggtggagggagggTGCAGgatgctcccccccccccccgcccccgagtATGGCGGCTGCGGGACTTAATGAGGAATCGGGGTTTCAATTAAAAAACGGCTTTGAGCTTAGGGAGTCAGGGGAGGGCAGacccccctgtccccccccgtgtcccccccccgtgtcccccccgtCCCCGTATTAATCCGCTGCCTCACACGCGGGCCGAATCCTGCACCCAGCCTGGCTTTAATCCTTCCTGAGCTTCCCAGCCCCGGGACTGGGGGTCCCAGCACCCTGGCTTGTGGAGGGGACCCCCTCCCGCCCCCTTCTCGACACCCCGAATGGTGGCTGTGAGCAGCCGGGATGTCCCCACATCCGTCCGGCTGTCCCTGCGGACCCCAGCCCCAaggtgctgggaggaggagggccGGATCCGGGCaggagcaggttcctggcagggGGGACaccactgtgtgtgtgtgtcccccactgcagggaggaggtggcaggggCGGAGGTGACACCCGTGTCCCCCCTGTGATTATGGCCACGGCCACCAAAATAACCCGTCCTGACGTCAGGAGCCTCCACGGGGCCTGGCTGGGCGGCCGAGGACCTCCCACGGGCCATGGAGAGCCTGGTTGGGTGGGTAGAGAAGGACATCCCATGGGCTGCGGCCAGCCTGGGTGGGTGGACAGAGAGGACCTCCCACAGGCCATAAAGCACCCTGCTGGGTGGATAGACAGGACCTCCCAGGGGCCATAGAGACAGGTGGGACCTCCTAGGGGCCATAGAGCACCCCATTGGGTGGACAGAGAGGACCTCCCATGAGCCATAGAGCAGCCCATTGGGTGGGCAGAGAGGACCTCCCATGAGCCATAGAGCACCCCATTGGGTGGACAGAGAGGACCTCCCGTGAGCCATAGAGCAGCCCATTGGGTGGGCAGAGAGGACCTCCCATGAGCCATAGAGCAGCCCATTGGGTGGACAGAGAGGACCTCCCATGAGCCATAGAGCAGCCCATTGGGTGGCCAGATGGGACTTCCCAGGGGCCATAAAGCAGCCCATTGGGTGGCCAGATGGGACTTCCCAGGGGGCCATAAAGCAGCCCATTGGGTGGCCAGATGGGACTTCCCAGGGGCCATAAAGCACTCCATTGGGTAGACAGAGAGGACCTCCCATGGGCCATAGAGCAGCCCATTGGGCGGCCAGACAGGGCCTCCCAGGGGCCATAGAGACAGGTGGGACCTCCTATGGACCACAGAGCACCCCGTTGGGCAAACAGAGAGGACCTCGTGGGGGCCATAGAGCAGCCCGTTGGGTGGCCGGTGAGGCCCTCACCCAAGCACAGGGCTCCCAGGGGAACGCGTCTCACCAGCTCATCCAGGTTCCTCAGGTCGCAGAGGGTGATGGGCCGGGCCCTGCTGGGGTAGGCGGGCGCCTGGGGGTCCCGGCTCTCCTGGCGCGTGCCCAGCACGCCGTAGGCCATTTGGTCCCTCATCTCCTCCTCGATCTCCTCCTCCATCTGGATCAGCATGGGGGCCAGCATGCCAAACTTGGAGCCCCTCCTGGCCACCTCCAGCAAGCAGAGGACAAAGTTCTTCTCGTTCTTCTTCAGCACCAAGTCATTGGTCTCGAACATGAGGACGTCCTGGATGCCGAGGTCCTGCCGGCACCACTGGATGAAGTTGGAGACGTTATCCCGGGCGATGAAGGAACCGGGCACCACGTTCTTGGCTTGGAAGACGACCTCGTTCTGGGGGACGCGCATACGGGCGGCCACCTCGGGGTGCCGCTGCTGGAAGTCCAGGGCGGTGCGGTTGACGTTGTTGGCGTGTCGGCAGAGGTGACAGCCCGTCTCCAGGCTCTCCAGGAAGGTGTCCACCTGGATATCCAGATCGTAGAGGGTGTTGAACCACTCGGCCAGGTCCTCCTTCATGGCCTCCAGGTACTCCTCGCTGGAGCGGAAGGGACGGATGCTCTTGGAAGCGGCCGACTGGATGTGGCTCGGGTCAGCCATGGcgagctgcctgctggggggGGCAACGGGTGCCGTTACAGGCAGAGGCGGGCAGGCAACACCCCCCAaccctcccccagcccccccgcccctccccccccccagccgctCCTCCCCAAGCAGAGTCTGGCTGCCCGGCCtggcccccccccacccccccccagccctggtgacccctccgtgcctcagtttcccccccaACCCCTTACCCGTGGGCAGGAGggtcaccaccaccacctccaggACCTGCCCGTCCCCTGCCAGGacctgcagcaccagcaccccgtgtgtgtcccccccaacCCCgtgtcccctctgccccccccccccaggttaATGAGTCACTTGTCACCGatgccaccaccacccccccgcGCCCAGCCCCGCTGTGGGACTGCGGCAGAGAggaccccccaccccccccaagcTGCCCAGTCATGGTGGGTGTCACCACCATGGGGTGTCACCATCTGGGCGTCACCACCGGGGGAGgctgcccggggggggggggggggggcgttgGGCCCCCAGTGCTCAGCCAttcggggggggagggggctgcaccCACCCTGCTGGGGGGAGCCCCAGTGACCCCCactgctgccccccccccccagccccacaccctGGGGGGGGTCCCTtcccctggggggggggggtccctgctgccggggtggggggggcacTGTGGAGAGCTCTGCCCAAGGGTGGGGGCTCCTCTGCTTGGGGGGGTGTCTGCCGGGGGGGGGCTGCTCTGTCCTGGGGGAGGGGGTATCTATACCCGGGGGTCCCCTTCCCGTGGCGGGGGGTGTCTCtttctcggggggggggggggtcctcTCTGCCGGGGGGGTGCCGCCCTGCCCCGGCGCGGGCGgtccgtctgtctgtctgtctgcggggggggggggaagagggtcAGCACCTGCGAGGCAGATGCCGCCTTGTGCGGGAAACacgcgggggtgggggggccggGACACGGGTGGGGACGCGCGGGGGGAGGCACAGGGACAGCcgcaaaccccccccccccccccccgctccccccgtTCCCCGCACTCACCGCCGGCTCCGCGCTCCGCTaccgccgggccgggccgcgccgcccgcccgctccccgctccgggccgggccgcggctcTGAGCGCCggggggccccgccgccgccgccgccgcccggccccgcgcagcccccgccgccaTCCGCCGCCGGGAGCGGAGGGGCCGGAGCGGAGGGGAGCGGAGAGCgcccgcccgcagccccgcgctgccgctgccgccgccgccgccgccgccgccgcgcccgggcCGGGAAGTTGGAGGCGGCCCAGAAAGGGCCGGGACgggagcggcgggcgggggcgggcggggacgGGCCGACACGCGGGACAGGGACACGGCGGGGGCGGGCATGCAGCGACACAGCGGCACACAAACACAGCGCCAGCCGCGCCGCCCCCAGCGCGGGTGTGATCTGACACCGGGGGGGGGGCCACACACACGCCCCGGGGAACCCCCAGTTGGGGctgtgccccccaccccaccccgaCCCCTCCCGCCGCAGCATCCCCGCACCCAGCCCGGGACGGGGTCCCCGcggtgctgggggtgggggcaggaTCGGGCCCTTCCCTCAGCTCCTGGGAGCTCAGGCCCggcagagggagggatggggaaactgaggcacggggcaGCGCAGCCGCTCCCCTGCGGCGAGGGTGGCTGCACCCCCAGAGGGTGCAGGGCCGAGGGATCCATCCCGGCTGCTCCaggctcccccctccctgcgCCGTGATGCTCCCTCCCCGGGGGGGGTGGCGAGGGAGGGGGGCACAGGGCCGTCCCCCCCCAGGGCAGGGGTGCTCTCAAGAGAGGCCAGAAGTGGTACGGTTAGAAACATcgggaattttatttttaaaaaaaaaccatcacaACCGTTAACATCGTTACAGTTCGGCGCCGCCTCCGGGGTTTGCGCGCAGCATGCTCACGACACGGGGGGCTCGCGGGTTGAGTTTTCGTTAAACAACCGGTTTgtaaaaggaggaggggggggaaaaaaaaaagataactcgGCACGCTACCGTTGAACTTGGTTTTAATGTTTCTCCACAAACGGTGAAAAATACTAAAGTACAGACAAGGAATAATCATAATGTTGTGGCCAACATTATAAATATGGaattataaatttaaaacatttttctggtttaaaaaataaatctggtaGTAAATGCAGCTCTGCGGGGTCCGTCTCTAGTAGGGCCGGTCTCTGCGCTCCTGGCGGTGCTCACCCCTGCGAGTAGAGGGAGAGTCGCTGGGTCAGTCGCAGCACCCCAGGGTCCCCCACCCTGGGCTGGGGAAAGGTGCTCGCCCCACCACCCAAACCCCACCACCCAAACCCAACCTGGTCGCCTGGGGGAAGGAGCGGGGCGCCGGTGCCACCCCGTCCCCTTTCCCCAGTGACCGGGGTGCCTCTGTCTCACGCATCAGGGTTCGCCCCCTCCCCAGCGGGGCCTCGGCCCCCCCAGCTGCTCTCCGTGTCCCCCCCGTACGTACTTGTCCATCTTTCCTGGCCCTCCGCGCCGTCCGCCTCTGCCTCCGCCTCCCATCTGTTCCATCAGGGGTCCCGGGGGGCCCCCgggtcctcctcctcctcgccggCCACCTCCTCCGTAGCCGCCTCGATCCATACCCCGGCCTCCTCTGAATCCACCTCTGTCTCCGCCGCGGCCACCTCTGAACATGCCACCGGGTCCCCCACGGTCCATGAGGCCACCTCCTCGCCCGCCTCTCATCCCCCCGGGGCCGCCTCTACCGCGGTCTCCgcctgggagagaggagaagccGCTCAGAGCGCTCCGAGGGGAAAGCCAGCCCGCTCCGAACGCTCCTGCGGCCCGTCAAACCCTGCCCCGATGAACGCGGCGCATCCGACTCTGGCACTAAAAACAGGAGAAGGTCCGGGAGCGGTTGGGAAGCCTGAGGGCAACCAACACCGCAGGGCAGCGCAGCAAGCACGCCTCACCCAGCTCCTCCTCGAGAGCCAGGAGAGACGGGGCTCGTTAAGAGGGCGCTGCCTAACGAGGTGAAAGTGGGTGCTCCGGGGAACGCCAAGTGCGGAAGGCAGCCCCAAGGAAGAACCTCGGCAGCTGAAGAAGAGCTGGAAAGCGTGGGagaggcagaggctgggacCGCTCTGCCCTCCATTTCGCAGCTCAAGGAGGGATGAAGCCTCCGGAGCTCCGGGGACTGGAGCGAGCCGCTCCCCGGGACGAAGCCTCAGGAACTCCGGGGACTGGAGCGAGCCACTCCCCAGGACGAAGCCTCAGGAGCTCCGGGGACTGGAGCGAGCCGCTCCCCGGGACGAAGCCTCAGGAGCTCCGGGGACTGGAGTGAGCCGCTCCCCGAGGAGCCCCGAGCCAGGCTTGGAGCAGCTCGCTGGAAACCCGGGCGCCTCCAGCCCCGCCGTGAGCTCTTACCGCACACGTACctggaggggggaaagggggtGGAAGAAACCCTTCTGGTTTAGGAGCCTTGCACTGGTTGCATTCCGTTCTCCAGGCGAAGTTCTGGTTTCCGCATCCCCTGGGTAAAAACACCAAGTTAGCAAAGACCGGGAAGGCATTCCTTGGCTGAATGACACTCGGAAGCGTGGCTCGGCCGTTAGCAGGAGAGCACAAGGAGAGGAGACGCGCAAGCTGGTCCAGCAGGACCCGGAGCAAGTCGGCCGGGCTGCTCGTTCGGCCGCAGCCCCCCAGGCAGCGACACCAGCCCGCCCTCCCTGCTCTGGATGGGAGAAAGGAACTTCCAACTTCCTCGGAAGGCCCAGCAAGTTATTTTGGGAAAGGCCTCTTTGTCCCGGCCAGCACCTCAGACAAAAGGGCCCCTCCTCGGGGCTCTGAGGTAAGAGACGGCTGTTGTCATCGCGCCAGAGTGACTACAGAGGTGCCAGGCTCACGCGGAGGTGCCGTGATGCGTGGAAGATGCGGGCAGCGCGGGATACTTACGGATTGGGACACTGCCAGTCGCCAGCTCGGTGCTGGACGCTCCCGCCGGAGGGGTTTCCCCTGGATCCCCGCGGTCCTCTGGAGGAGAAGCCACCCCTGTCTCCACCTCTGCCTCCCATCCGGCCCATGGGACCGCTGGGACCCCCCGGACCACCGGGCCCCCCCGGACCTGCAAGGAAGGCTCCGTTAATCCCGGGAGGCACTGGCCAGGGCCGGAGGACAGGGCGCAGCTCGGCAGGTGCCGCACCTCTGGCCGTGCCCTTCGAGGGGGGGGACACAGACCGGGGGGGCTGGACGTTACCTCCGCGGAGCGGGGGAGGCATTCCCCGCTGCTCACGTGGGGGCATCCCGCCTCGCATGCTGTTCATCGGGCCCTTCTTCCGCGCGAGGGTAACTTTGAGCTTGCTCCCCTGGAAATCCTTCCCTGGGAGGAATACAAAGGCAAGAGCATCGCTTTCTGCTGCGAGTTTCCACCGCTCGCCGGACCCCGGTATCGCACACAACTGCACCCGGTCGTTAACGACACGGAAAATTTTACCCGAGTGTCAAAGacagcagaaaggcaaaattCCAGCCGTGGGAGTGAGATGAACTCCCGCCACAGGAGGCAGCAGGTGACAGAGGCCTGGGCAACTAAGGACCACCACAACCCAAGCACCAGGCTTATCTGTTCCAGTTAAAACCAGGATCTTCTTAGGCAAAAGCTTGACCACCTAGAGCTAACCTTAAATGACTACCACCCACCACGCACCGCGGATGGAAATGCTGACTTCGGTCGGACAAGAATTTAGTTTTGAAATCTAAAAGAAAGCCATTCCATCCCAAAAGACACCCCGCATACTCACCATCAAACCATTCGACAGCCGTTTTGGCGGTAGATGGGTCATCGTAAGATACCGTGGCATCTCCTTTCGGTTTGCCGGTTTCTTTGTCGATGTAGAGGTTTATCATAGGCTGCCCAGTCCTCTTGTTCACCTGGCAGGACAGCAAAATCTCAGCTCAAGTCACATCTCCCCATAAGCTGAGCGGGGATTTACTCTCCCCTGTTCTGCTTTCGACTTGAGACAACCGAGCCTTGTTTTGGCGACTCCGTGGCAGAAGAAAGGGCCCCTCTGGCTTACCATGGGCGGCAGCTACTGCCCAGACAAGCCAAAAAACGAAGGAACCGGCCCAGAACAGCGCTGCCCGGCCCGACAGGCCTCTCCCGTGTGCGCCTGGCAGCGCAAGAACCGAGCCGCAGCCTCCCCGCATCCTCCTCCgctctccccgccgccccgaCCCCTCGCGCTGTCACACATCCCACCGGCGGCAGATCCGCAGAGGCACGCTTCCTCCACGGCTGTAAGCGCTGGCGCTTCCACAAGCCTAATCACGCTGGCGAGGGCCAAACCCTGCCAAGGTTCTTTGGGAAAGCTTGAGCTGCAGGTCACCGCCAGGCTGCGGTCACCGTACTGCCCAACCGGCCGAAGACCCGCCAGCTCCTGGAAATGAAGGGCTAACGGGAGACGAGCAACgcgcaggcagggaggaggtgggcCAGCCCTTTCCCCCACGCCCTACTCGCCGGAGGCCGACCTGTGTTCCTTCTCACCTTGACAACACCGCACTGTTTGAAGAAGTCTGCCAGATCCTCCAGGGTCACGTTATCATTGAGTCCCTGCACATAAACTGAGCTGTTGTCCGAGTCCTCATCTGGGTCCATAGGTGGGCCTAGGAGATAATTCACGGTGTCATcgcagggagaggagaggcagcgATACAACATCACGGAGTACTTGGCATCACGTCAGCCCCTCAGCCAGCTGCGGCTCCGCTCTCAACGAGCGTGTTTATGAAGTGACACAAAAACCCAGGCGCTGAGAGCGGGCGACTCtacaccaccacctcctccgtgcaggcaggcaggcaggcaggcaggccgGCACTGCACCCCGCTGCCAAGCGCCTGCCCGGATGCTGAGCTGGCCTGCCTCCCGccggctgcctgcctgctcctcttgccgcagacagacagacacccaCACCCACCCAGTGCAAGGAGAACCGCGTGGTTACAACGGGAGACATCCGAGACGAGACACGAGGAAGACCTTCGTGTCCTTTGGGCTCCCGCACACGGACATCCACCCCCGCCTCCCGCCGTGCTGCGCTAACCCCCCGCTTTCCGCAGCAGCCCGCCGATCCTGGAAGGCTGCCGCAGAACTTCCAGCCACGCCTGTgcaacaggaaggaaagagctgCACGGCGACAGGCCAGGGGTGGCACAAGAGGAGGCTACCGGACCGGCACGTACAAGCTCCGGGCTAAGGCTGcctgaaaaaaaggctttctgctgaagcaaagagctacagagcagagcagctcccccAAAAGCCCCCCCCTAGTTCCCACGGAGAAGGGTAAGCATCTCGCAAACACTGGTCTTCCACCAGTCCAACTGTTCTGATGGATCGGGaatcaagaaagaaatgaaacGGCCAGAAAGAGAGCGCAAACTGGCAGAGCATCCTCGTGCTCCTACGGAAGGGCACGCCGTGGGGGGCTGCGCCTCCCGTGGCTGCAGCCCTCGTCCGGAGCAGAGGACGAGCACAGGAATCTCCATTTCACGAGGTCGGGAAAAAGTCCAAGCGGCGATCGGCAATTACCTAAATCAAGGTCCGGTCCTTCTTCCATGTGTCCTGCCAGTCGGGAAAGAATCATAAGAAGCTGTGTTAGTGCACGCCTTGCAGGCTGAAGAACCGACACACACAATACTATCTACTTATAACCACCATTCGATGGCGCTGGTTAAACTCAAATTGACCCGCATTGCAAAAACATCAGCAATGCACCTTTACTTGGTGATCGGTTTGCTATTTTTAGCAGCCTTTCAAACCATTAAGCGCTATtacactgggttttttttggtttgtttttttttttttccttaatgcttTACCAGGCCAATCAGTTTTACGTTCATTAATAAAAAGTTACTTTACAAACAAATTTATTAAATCcaatttattttccccaaattacaGAAGTGGTTGCTCAATTCTTCCAAGTTACCCTGTGTCCTGTAACCGCATACCCCTAGGCATTGCCGGCAGTACCCATTACAGTCTTGTTGCATATGTCATTTTAACCACttaaactaataaaaattacactttGTTCTAAAAACtgactgcaatttttttttttttttttttttttttttttttgttaaacactATCCATTGTAATGCTCAAAAACTTACCACCAGGCTTATTGAAGCCACCTCGCTCTCCAGCGCTGCTGGGGGATAAACGAAGAAATGAAGGCCTTTCCCTTTACAAAGCCAGTACCGCTCTGAGCCTCTGCGGCTCACTGGGAAGAAGGGCACTGGCTAAACATCTCCAAACAATgcatctgtctctctctctctcatctcgGCACTATGCCTTTCTTCAGGGCAGCTCGCTCAAATTTCCTTTACAAATACGCAACCTCGCTTGTCTGGTTTTGGACACCACTTTGCTGTCGGTACCCTTGCATTACTTGTACGGGTATTATCAGTGCAATACTTGGCAAAAAATGTTTTCGAGCGTTATAAATTGGGCTTTTGCTTCGAGAGAAATCGTGGGGTCATTCGCTGGTCAACTCCCTCCCCTCCGTGTGTACATAAAGGTGCACCCTCAGCCTCTCGCAGCACGAGAGCGAAACGAGCCCGCGGGTCCCTGACATTAACAGTTAAAAAAGGTAGGAGACAACCATACGCGATACCTACAACACAGTTCAGATGACATTTCCGCTAAAAACCTCGGTATAAAGCCATACATTCAGGTCGCTACTGAATTTAACAAGTCTCTGTGGAGGGAGAGCTTACAGAATACAGCGGGGGCTCGAAGGCCTGGGGTGCAGCTTTGTGGACACAGACCAGAACGGCAGATTTTGGCAGGCGCCAATGCAAACCGACGGCCGCAGCTTTCGTCGAAAGCTTTGGCTGAAGCGTTCAGCTAAGACTGCTTTCAAGCGCTGGTTAATGAGGAAAATGCCACCTGAAAAGGATTTTGatgtttcttgctctttttggAGAGACAAAAAGCTGTTTGGAAGGAGAcgagcagaggagggagagcacCGCCTATTTTCTAGCAAGTATTGCACCTctaatactggaaaaaaaaacgtCGTCAATACACAGTTTCAAGCTGTTGCATGCAGCTTTGCCTGCTTTCGTTAAAGTACACACCATTTACGTAATGTCTCTCTTTTTAAACATATACGTTTACACTTTTTAACGTTACACAATGCTAAAGTAGTATACCTCCTCTGGTTTTATTACCAAACAACAAGTATGCAGTTACCAAAGTTACAGAAGGATTCCATTTATACAATGAATACATTtggttaaaaatattctatgtatatttttcctctccatatGGACACCGTGTCTAGTCCCACTTTTCATTATGCTGCCGGCTGAGTACTGAGTACGGGTACTTTTTAAGTATTGAAGTGTATACAAGGCTCTCACTTTGTAACCTGTAGCATATAAATGCGACAAAGCATGTTAAAAAGTTTCCATGTTTAACAGccaatgaaaatataaaataactgaGTCAATGAAAAAGGGCACGTTAATAACATCGAGCTCCTTACCTGCCGGAGACACTGAAATCCATCACCACAGCATGATAAGAAGGGCCGAGTTCCCCTACCTGCCCCTTGGCGTTCATAGGAAGGCCGCCTTTTCTATGGACAGCAGAAAGTCTACGTCCATAAAGCAGGGGACCCTTTGCAATGGTCTAGTCAGGTGGGAATCACTACGTACGCAATTTGAGCTCGGATTAGGGTGTGAAATCGGAGACGGATGACAAATCTTTTGCATGAGAAGCTCCGAAGGGGCTAGAAATTTTAAGATGTGATGATAGACATTTCAAGTGTCTACATCTACTTTAAACCATTAGAGAGAAATACATCATGGGTGAAATCTTTATGCAGAACCATGGAACTCTGTTCCACTCGAGCCAATTCAAGCCAGATGTGTTCCAACACAAGCcagtctttttcttctatttccacGCACTGGTAGTTGCATTTCTCCGATAAAGATTTCATGCCACTTCAGTTCATTTCGACAGAGCTATGCAGAATGGGACTATCGATGGCCAAACTCCGGTTGCCACCGGGCTGTAAAACACCTTAAGAAGTCGCCTGTCGAGGAGAGGCTGCAGTTCCGGCTGCCCTGCCAAGTCCCAGGGCTAGCACTGCGCATCCCCCGCCACATCTCCAGCGCGCACCTAGGGACACTCTGCATAGCTCTGAAGGACGGTGCGAAGGGATGGAACACACACAAAGCTACGTCTCCCTTCTCTTAGGAGCCGTTGGGATTAGTCCTCCTTCCTCGCCTCTATCCAAACAAACAGCACAGACAGGGAGACACACTGCTGACCTGAAGGCACAAGGTTTACCAAACCAGATTTTGCCATCAGTTAAAATGGCCAAACTGATTTAGACCACCCGAAAGCTCCGAGGGGGAGCGGTCCTGGGAGCCAAGCCAGATCTCTTTACGTTCTCGGGGTCTTTCCTTCACGCTCCAACCAAGCTCTAAGTGTTCCGGCCACTCAGAGTCGTGGCTTCGACAGCAGGAATCTGCCCCAGGCATACGCTTACAGACGTAGCTCCGCGTGCTACTGCTAAGGTGAAGAGGCTGACGGCATAACACGGGGCTGACACGAGGCTTCTGCCTTGTACATACCTGAACCGTCAAGATCCCCACTACTGAGGCACAGGGAGCGACTCCCGGACCTGGCGGAAGGTTTGTGTGTGTTCGATCCAGAGTTACTGTTAAACCCCACAGAGGATTTCACCTCTGCGTGACCACGAAGGGAGCTGAAAGTTCCAGGTTTAGCAATACCCCTAATTCCCCCCGGGGCGCAACCAGctgcaggacaaaaaaaaatagagatcCTGCTCCTATTTCCCCTAGGATAGTATTTCCATGGATCAGAAGCAATGCTGCTACAGAGATGTTCCCCCATGGAAGTACCGTTGGGAATGTCAACCTTTCAGTCccttctttccatttcaaaccCTATGGGTAAATCAGAATtagataaaaggagaaaagatttgCTCTTACCCCATTCCACCGCGTCCTCCTCCCCGCCCACCTCTGCTCATGCCTCCGCGATCATatccccctcttcccctgccccggTTATCAGGGCCGCTCATATTCCGGTTCTCTCCTGGGCCCGAAAAGCCTCCGGAATCCTGTCCGTATACGTTCATGCTGCTAGGATGGTCCTGACGGAATGAGCCTGAGGAAGTTTGTAACAAACACGTTAGGGAGCTGCAGACAAGAGCGGGTCAAAGCTGCCTGTCCCCTTTCTAAGCCCTTTTACCTGCCTTCGGCACCAGAACGTAACCGTGACAATCATTTGCTACAGCGCTCACAGCAACAGCGTTAATTTAAGGAGAGACGCGCCGCTTTCCGTTTGCAGAATCAAGTTTTAGGTTAGGCCCTACCAGTCCGACCTCTGCAGAACTGCCGCCCGGCCAAACAGAACTGTCTAC
This window contains:
- the EWSR1 gene encoding RNA-binding protein EWS isoform X1, producing the protein MASTDYSTYSQAAAQQGYSAYAPQPAQGYAQTTQTYGQQSYGTYGQPTDVSYTQPQTTATYGQTAYATSYGQPPTGYTTPTAPPAYSQPVQGYGTAAYDTNTATVTTTQASYAAPSAYGTQPAYPAYGQQPAASAPARPQDGSKPAETSQPQSSTTGYSQPSLGYGQSNYSYPQVPASYPMQPVTAPPSYPPTSYSSTQPSSYDQSTYSQQSTYGQQSTYGQQTSYGQQSSYGQQPPPTSYPPQTGSYSQAPSQYSQQSSSYGQQSSFRQDHPSSMNVYGQDSGGFSGPGENRNMSGPDNRGRGRGGYDRGGMSRGGRGGGRGGMGSAGERGGFNKPGGHMEEGPDLDLGPPMDPDEDSDNSSVYVQGLNDNVTLEDLADFFKQCGVVKVNKRTGQPMINLYIDKETGKPKGDATVSYDDPSTAKTAVEWFDGKDFQGSKLKVTLARKKGPMNSMRGGMPPREQRGMPPPLRGGPGGPGGPGGPSGPMGRMGGRGGDRGGFSSRGPRGSRGNPSGGSVQHRAGDWQCPNPGCGNQNFAWRTECNQCKAPKPEGFLPPPFPPPGGDRGRGGPGGMRGGRGGGLMDRGGPGGMFRGGRGGDRGGFRGGRGMDRGGYGGGGRRGGGGPGGPPGPLMEQMGGGGRGGRRGGPGKMDKGEHRQERRDRPY